The Anolis carolinensis isolate JA03-04 chromosome 2, rAnoCar3.1.pri, whole genome shotgun sequence genome has a window encoding:
- the mrpl51 gene encoding large ribosomal subunit protein mL51 isoform X2, whose amino-acid sequence MGALRCSAPSDRPRRIVGRNQDGRLLRSLCWFEGLDGGHVVMGSRAESPRPQLAHSLPTHRNKGFFGSSQKLDKRPKVVAWMEGK is encoded by the exons cTCTACGGTGTTCCGCCCCTTCCGATCGGCCCCGCAGGATTGTGGGAAGGAACCAAGATGGCCGCCTTCTGAGGAGCCTGTGCTGGTTTGAAGGGCTCGATGGCGGCCACGTTGTTATGGGCAGCCGGGCGGAGTCTCCTCGGCCGCAGCTCGCTCACTCCTTGCCGACTCATCGCAACAA GGGATTTTTTGGCTCATCCCAAAAACTTGATAAAAGGCCCAAAGTGGTTGCGTGGATGGAAGGGAAATGA
- the mrpl51 gene encoding large ribosomal subunit protein mL51 isoform X1, which yields MAATLLWAAGRSLLGRSSLTPCRLIATNPPTFKVREPPQPKLVDRWTEKRALFGVYDNIGILGDFLAHPKNLIKGPKWLRGWKGNELQRCIRKKKMVGDRMFVQDYHNLKKRIKYLYKRFNRTGKHR from the exons ATGGCGGCCACGTTGTTATGGGCAGCCGGGCGGAGTCTCCTCGGCCGCAGCTCGCTCACTCCTTGCCGACTCATCGCAACAA ATCCTCCCACATTCAAGGTGAGGGAGCCCCCGCAGCCCAAACTGGTTGACCGATGGACAGAGAAACGAGCACTGTTTGGAGTCTATGATAATATTGGAATTCTGG GGGATTTTTTGGCTCATCCCAAAAACTTGATAAAAGGCCCAAAGTGGTTGCGTGGATGGAAGGGAAATGAACTGCAAAGATGCAtccgcaaaaagaaaatggtggGTGACCGAATGTTTGTTCAGGATTACCACAACCTGAAGAAGAGGATTAAATATTTGTACAAACGTTTTAATCGTACAGGAAAGCATCGCTAA